TCACAGAATGAATTCTAAATAACACAAATCCACAGAGAGGTTATGTTTCTTAAATGGCAAACATTACtctcatacattaaggggccgattcacttaattcgagtgaaggattcgaagtaaaaaaacttcgaatttcgaagtattttttgggctacttcgaccttcgactacgactacgacttcgaattgaaggattcgaactaaaaatcgttcgactgttcgaccattcgaccattcgataagcgaagtactgtctctttaaaaaaaacttcgaccccctagttcaccatctaaaagctactgaagtcaatgttagcctatggggaaggatattccttcgatcgttggatttaaatcctttgaatcgttcgaatccttcgatcgtacgatcatagtatttgcgctaaatccttcgacttcgatattcgaagtcaaaggatttcaattcctaatcgaatatcgagggttaattaaccctcgatattcgaaccttagtgaatcagcccctaagagtaAAAGATAATGAGCACGTTACATGAGGAATAAGAAAAATCTCATTACTGTACCTGCACAAACAAGTGCTCATTGTTAGACACTGTTAACACAGAACCATGGtacacaggtatgagatccattatctggaaatccattatatacaaagctttgaattacagaaaggcagtatcccatagactccattttatccgaataatacaattttcttttaattatttccatttttttctgtaataataaaacagtaccttgtacttcatcccaactaagatataattaatccttattggaggcaaagcatgCCCATTGTGTTTAAGTCAAATTTAAATCTTATTTGAGTcaatttatggtatgaagatccaaattacagaagatctattatttggaaaactcagaggcctgagcattctggatgacaggtcctatacctgtactctctggcctatttttatcttttatttacctTTGTTCTGCACTTAAATAGCATTTATTAATTGCCTGGGGCGGTCCCAGATGTGGATTCCTTTAGCCAAACCTCATCTGAAAATAACTTCACTTCAGaatctgaatattaaaataactttttcatgttatcaaaaaaaaaccccttaaaaCTATTGTAGGCTTTGCAAAAtcgtatactgtatattatctaaTGGTTTATACAACTATGTAACTGAGTGTAAAGTTATTAGAAGCAAATGGCCTGTGGCACACCCGTTTTAAAAGGGATGTAACCCAAAACTAAAATAGTgcttaattttaagcaactttaccATATAGCAATTTAGTGCAAATGGAGAATTAATAGATGTGCCCCATGGCTCAAGCATCAACCAGAATCAAACAGAATCTCATTTATCTCTGCTTCTAGAAGGTATTGTGATCAGATACTGTAAATAATATGTCCCATATACTGTAATTGTGCAAAAGCTGGAGACCACACCACCATCTCCACCCTTCGCAGCACCTGGGTCTCCTATATTTTTATCCCTTTTTGTAGTGATTTGTGATTTACAATCTAGTCCAATACATGATAGTTCTTTGGGACTTTTCAAAAAATTTCTTTTATTCCCATTTGTTTTCTTATGGTGCCTTTGACATCTTTATTTCTCATGCTGTATATGATAGGGTTCAGCATTGTGATGACAGTCGGATTAATAATGGACACTGTTTTGCCTATAACTGAAGTTTCAGAGTGAGGGATcatatatataaacaagatggTGCCATAGAACAGAGAGACCACAGTGAAGTGGGATGTGCAAGTGGAGAAAGATTTTGTTCTTCCTTCACTGGAACGGATCTTCAGAATATTGGAGATTATGTGAATATATGAAATAAGAATGAAAAGGAATGAACACATGCCAATTATAGTGGCTGTGATGTACACGGCTAACTCATTGGGACCTGTATCTCGACAAGAGAGACGAAAGAAAGAAGGGATCtcacagaaaaaatggttaacATTGTGAGAACGACAATAAGGCAGttggaaggtaaaaaaaacatggagaaaagCACCCATAAAGGAAAGAGTCCATGAACCAGTAGCCATAGATATACAGAAAGTCTTGTTCATAACTGTATTGTAGTGTAATGGTTGACATATGGCTGCATACCTGTCATAGGCCATAACAGCCAGAATCAAACACTCTGTCCCTCCTACAGCTAAATGGAAGAACATCTGCAATGCACAATCTAAGACTGAGACACTTCTATCCTGTGATAAggtgtttattattattctggGTACTATGGTGGAAGATAAACAAATGTCTAAGATGGAGAGATTGCTCAGTAAAAGGTACATGGGTGTCTGCAGCTGCTCATTGATCCTCACTACGATGATAAGCAGAGAGTTTCCTGACAGTGTGGTTATATagattataaagaataataacatACATATTGCCTGTAGGTATGGGATATTAGTGAGGCCAAGAAGGATGAATCTGTTTGATGAGGTTTGATTTGAGTCCTCCATATCACATAACACAACacagctgaaaagaaaaaaaaaaacatggaaaaatgtcAACATTTTATAGTTATGGCACAAACGTTGCTGGTAAAAGAGATTGGTGACATTCACTATTTGTTTCAAGTCTGTGTTTATGTAGCAGTtctttcaaaaaatgtttaaaatttcaaCTTTATATTATTACCTTCATCAGTTGCTCAACTATATTTTGAGATGGCGGATGGGTAATGTCTATTTAATGTCAAAAAAGCTTTCTCTGATACTACAAAATATACTTTGAGAAAGTCATAGCTTTAAACTAATTTCCATGATTATCAAACCCTTCCTTAACCAATGAAGAAGGGTCTTAAATGTAATGTACTACACATCTTCTTTAGCATATTTTAGCAGTTTAAACTTTTTGACCCTTCTAAGGAAACTAATAGACAGCCACAGATTTTTCTATGCCCTGGTATATAAGGCACCTGGGTAGTGTTATCAATCTTTATTTtgtagggtaaaaaaaaacctagcagATAGTAAGCTTCAAACCtttttcccttctctctctccatAGATATTGGGCATTATTCTAGTGGTACcagtcactttctgtaaaggaagtGACAACAGAAACTTCAGAAACTCTTAATATTTTGCCTTGTTTTAGTCAATGATATTACTGATATTAGGCACCAACATTAGGTACCAACCCTagacaataacaaaaataattacacAGAACGACACCTTATAGATGTATAATTGTATGTGGTAACTAGaggacattttttcaaaatgttgtgcAATTTACCAAAGCTTTGTAAcaaggataaaataaaaaaaagtaaattacacCACATAAAACTCACAATTAAAATACCATAGAAGCCAACTGGAAGTGTATTTTCTGCATTCAAGAAGTTAGAAATTGCTTTTATTTCCCTATTATTTCATCTTcgaaatatatgcaaaaaaagcatttctcgacattatatatatatatatctatatatatatatctatatatagatatatatatatatatattttttttttttttttgctccactttatggggcagatttactaagctcgagtgaatggttcaaatttcaaaaagtttgaatttcgaagtaaatttttgggttcttcgaccattgaataggctatattcaaccatttgacttcaatttgaacgattcaaagtaaaaatcgttcgactattcgataatcgaagtactgtctctttaaaaataaaacttcgacttcatacctcgccaaattaaagctaccgaagtgcaatgttagcctatggggaccttccagagtacttttctaagttttttttggtcgaatagaaatccttcgatcgatcgctaaaaatcgctcgaatcattcggttcgaacgatttcatcgttCGCTCGAACATTTTCTATCCGATCGAATACGAATACgctaaaaattcgaccatcgaattgaaatccctcgacttcgaatatagaagtcgagggatttcaattcgatggtcgaatttcgagggttttaaccccttgaaattcgacccttgataaataccccaCTCAGCTATTGTGATGAACCAATTTgtgattatttataaatatgacccAAATTATAGGGAAAgaacttaggggcctatttaccaacattcaaatttctgtttttcacaaattgtattttttctctaaaaatgtgtgttttttttaatgtttctctaaatcacaaaaatttgagatttataaagtggaaaaaccttgaaaatctctaatacaaaactttggcaagtaaaaatatatatagaagtcGCAACTTCtaattttagggaattagcggcACCATGGCGAAgtcaatgctggcgcaacttccgaggtaagtgaatttgccccttaaattgc
The sequence above is a segment of the Xenopus laevis strain J_2021 chromosome 8L, Xenopus_laevis_v10.1, whole genome shotgun sequence genome. Coding sequences within it:
- the LOC108699097 gene encoding olfactory receptor 1E5, which translates into the protein MEDSNQTSSNRFILLGLTNIPYLQAICMLLFFIIYITTLSGNSLLIIVVRINEQLQTPMYLLLSNLSILDICLSSTIVPRIIINTLSQDRSVSVLDCALQMFFHLAVGGTECLILAVMAYDRYAAICQPLHYNTVMNKTFCISMATGSWTLSFMGAFLHVFFTFQLPYCRSHNVNHFFCEIPSFFRLSCRDTGPNELAVYITATIIGMCSFLFILISYIHIISNILKIRSSEGRTKSFSTCTSHFTVVSLFYGTILFIYMIPHSETSVIGKTVSIINPTVITMLNPIIYSMRNKDVKGTIRKQMGIKEIF